The Meriones unguiculatus strain TT.TT164.6M chromosome 9, Bangor_MerUng_6.1, whole genome shotgun sequence genome window below encodes:
- the LOC110562706 gene encoding large ribosomal subunit protein eL29-like, whose translation MHFDKKHNKEGLKKMQANNTKAVSARSEAIKALAKPAAGKPKMPKGPDSKLSHLAFSTHSKLGKQIRSHMVKSPRLCQPKPKAQTKAEATAPAKDKAPAPAPAQAPKRAQATVKAP comes from the coding sequence ATGCACTTTGACAAGAAGCACAACAAGGAAGgcctgaagaagatgcaggcaaacaACACAAAGGCAGTGAGTGCACGCTCAGAGGCCATCAAAGCCCTTGCGAAGCCTGCAGCTGGTAAGCCCAAGATGCCAAAGGGCCCGGACAGCAAACTCAGCCATCTGGCTTTCAGCACTCACTCCAAGCTTGGGAAACAGATTCGAAGCCACATGGTCAAGAGTCCTAGGCTCTGCCAACCAAAGCCCAAGGCTCAAACCAAGGCAGAGGCCACAGCTCCAGCTAAGGACaaggctccagctccagctccagctcaggCTCCCAAACGTGCCCAGGCCACTGTGAAAGCCCCGTAG